One Natrinema marinum genomic window carries:
- a CDS encoding ABC transporter ATP-binding protein, with amino-acid sequence MDEEDSYDREGPLLELEGVSKYFAQESGLLGGVQFDSSRFPPVSVDRGRVEAVDDISLEIRPGETLGLVGESGCGKSTLGRTILRLLEPTEGDIYFKGENLADLGGEELRQTRSDMQMIFQDPQSSLDPRMKVGRIIEEPMQAHDMLDDEGREARAKELLEKVGLDPRHYNRYPHAFSGGQRQRINLARALSVDPDFVVCDEPVSALDVSIQAQVLNTMEELQEEFGLTYLFIAHDLSVIRHISDRVAVMYLGHIVELAEKEELFENPQHPYTRALLESIPVPDPRETGTRGVLESEVPSPANPPSGCRFRTRCPRLIAPDAYDWGDGEWERTRAFMRAVKRRTFEPMPAAEVDAAFFDGDLPDGQAGDVVAEAIDLVATDREPDGDREGDGPVRWEAATDLLLESFAERSICARERPAYDLESADGAGERFAACHLHR; translated from the coding sequence ATGGACGAGGAGGACAGCTACGACCGAGAGGGACCGCTGCTCGAACTCGAGGGCGTCTCCAAATACTTCGCCCAGGAGTCGGGGCTGCTGGGGGGCGTCCAGTTCGATTCCAGCCGTTTTCCGCCGGTCAGCGTCGACCGCGGGCGGGTCGAAGCGGTCGACGACATCTCCCTCGAGATCCGGCCGGGCGAGACGCTCGGGCTCGTCGGCGAGTCCGGCTGCGGCAAGAGCACGCTCGGCCGGACGATCCTGCGCCTGCTCGAGCCCACCGAGGGAGACATCTACTTCAAAGGAGAGAACTTGGCCGATCTCGGCGGCGAGGAACTGCGCCAGACCAGGTCGGACATGCAGATGATCTTTCAGGACCCGCAGTCGTCGCTCGATCCGCGGATGAAGGTCGGCCGGATCATCGAGGAGCCGATGCAGGCCCACGACATGCTCGACGACGAGGGGCGGGAGGCCCGCGCGAAAGAGCTGTTAGAGAAGGTCGGGCTCGATCCGCGCCACTACAACCGGTACCCCCACGCCTTCTCCGGCGGGCAGCGCCAGCGGATCAACCTGGCGCGGGCGCTGTCGGTCGATCCGGACTTCGTCGTCTGCGACGAGCCCGTCTCCGCGCTGGACGTCTCCATCCAGGCGCAGGTGCTGAACACGATGGAGGAACTTCAGGAGGAGTTCGGCCTCACCTACCTCTTCATCGCCCACGACCTCTCGGTGATCCGCCACATCTCCGACCGCGTGGCGGTGATGTACCTGGGCCACATCGTCGAGCTAGCGGAGAAAGAGGAACTGTTCGAGAACCCACAGCACCCCTACACGCGTGCATTGCTCGAGTCGATCCCCGTCCCCGATCCACGGGAGACGGGAACCAGAGGCGTCCTCGAGAGCGAGGTACCGAGTCCGGCGAATCCGCCCTCCGGCTGTCGGTTCCGGACCCGCTGTCCGCGCCTGATCGCGCCCGACGCGTACGACTGGGGCGACGGCGAGTGGGAGCGGACGCGGGCGTTCATGCGCGCGGTCAAGCGCCGAACGTTCGAGCCGATGCCGGCCGCGGAGGTCGACGCCGCGTTCTTCGACGGCGACCTGCCGGACGGCCAGGCGGGAGATGTCGTCGCCGAAGCCATCGACCTCGTCGCGACCGATCGCGAACCGGACGGCGACCGCGAGGGAGACGGCCCGGTCCGGTGGGAGGCGGCGACCGACCTGTTGCTCGAGTCCTTCGCCGAACGGAGTATCTGCGCGCGCGAACGGCCGGCGTACGACCTCGAGTCGGCGGACGGAGCGGGCGAGCGGTTCGCGGCGTGTCACTTACACCGGTGA
- a CDS encoding winged helix-turn-helix transcriptional regulator, translating to MSESDDDRLEPAETTDASDTPCDLDCYCQLDGLMDLLSRRYAMQLICVVGAIGPARYGEIEETFEDVSSSTLSTRLEDLVDAGYLEREQYAEIPPRVEYDLTDDGDELCRRLQPLLEWAADREA from the coding sequence ATGAGCGAATCCGACGACGACCGACTCGAGCCGGCCGAGACGACCGATGCATCCGATACGCCGTGCGATCTCGACTGCTACTGCCAACTCGACGGGCTGATGGACCTCCTCAGCCGTCGGTACGCGATGCAACTGATCTGCGTCGTCGGCGCGATCGGCCCCGCGCGCTACGGCGAGATCGAGGAGACGTTCGAGGACGTGAGCAGTTCGACGCTCTCGACGCGGCTCGAGGATCTCGTCGACGCCGGCTACCTCGAGCGCGAGCAGTACGCGGAGATACCACCGCGCGTCGAGTACGACCTCACCGACGACGGCGACGAACTCTGTCGTCGGCTCCAGCCGCTGCTCGAGTGGGCCGCCGATCGGGAGGCGTAG
- the merB gene encoding organomercurial lyase: METPLPDDVRTAMDRFFGDASIATLEDWVTELRARTGGGSIDVDDLCHAEGETPHWGDLDGRRYHFRCFYDAVALAELASEPVEIRTESPSGAVIEARATGDGDLSATPSTAAVSFGIVTDDSVTDGTPTLEDAYSAICPAVRAFPTREAYERWAAETNAATIGMPASAATAVAAGLVDE; this comes from the coding sequence ATGGAAACGCCCCTGCCGGACGACGTTCGGACGGCGATGGACCGGTTCTTCGGCGACGCGTCGATCGCGACGCTCGAGGACTGGGTCACCGAACTCCGGGCACGGACCGGCGGCGGATCGATCGACGTCGATGATCTCTGTCACGCCGAGGGAGAGACGCCCCACTGGGGCGACCTCGACGGGAGGCGGTACCACTTCCGATGTTTCTACGATGCCGTCGCGCTGGCCGAACTGGCCTCGGAGCCAGTCGAGATCCGCACGGAGAGTCCGAGTGGGGCAGTCATCGAGGCTCGAGCGACGGGCGACGGCGACCTCAGCGCGACGCCGTCGACGGCGGCCGTCTCGTTCGGGATCGTGACCGACGACTCGGTGACGGACGGAACACCGACGCTCGAGGACGCCTACAGTGCGATCTGTCCGGCAGTCAGGGCCTTCCCGACGCGGGAGGCCTACGAACGGTGGGCAGCAGAAACGAACGCGGCGACTATCGGTATGCCGGCATCGGCCGCGACAGCGGTCGCAGCCGGACTCGTAGACGAATAG
- a CDS encoding DUF7556 family protein, giving the protein MATNPHAMTSDDTIVGSIDSTAASDEYVIADISADGAWLSMQADDAPTLPAWR; this is encoded by the coding sequence ATGGCGACGAACCCCCACGCCATGACGTCCGACGACACGATCGTCGGTTCGATCGATTCGACGGCCGCGAGCGACGAGTACGTCATCGCAGACATCTCCGCCGACGGTGCCTGGCTTTCCATGCAGGCGGACGACGCGCCGACGCTTCCGGCTTGGCGATAA
- a CDS encoding CBS domain-containing protein, giving the protein MNVADAMTPREDVVTADLPGTRSDVLEYLQEQSFSSVPVVKPTDNGLEYRGLISRETLIEQPDEDQLVMLMDEDVPTTTAETALEEAARLMVETGARRVPVVDGEFEGIITVTDVIHAIAAGDQETDDAVESYVSEDVNTTYEGTPLPVAERELSYANVPYTVALDEDGEMSGVLTEVDIIDVARIVEGEEATGDNFGDQDDEWSWEGIKAVGSRYLPTRDIEIPAGPIREFMSDDVVTVSTDTSVQEAAQRMISNDIEQIPLVTGEQLVGIVRDIDLLEVLYE; this is encoded by the coding sequence ATGAACGTAGCCGACGCGATGACGCCCCGCGAGGACGTGGTGACCGCCGACCTGCCGGGTACGCGCTCGGATGTCCTCGAGTATCTCCAAGAACAGTCGTTCTCGTCCGTGCCGGTCGTCAAGCCGACCGACAACGGCCTCGAGTATCGGGGGCTGATCTCTCGAGAGACGCTCATCGAACAGCCCGACGAGGACCAACTCGTCATGCTGATGGACGAGGACGTGCCGACGACGACCGCCGAGACTGCTCTCGAGGAGGCCGCGCGGCTGATGGTCGAGACGGGCGCGCGGCGCGTTCCAGTGGTAGACGGCGAGTTCGAGGGGATCATCACGGTGACCGACGTGATCCACGCGATCGCGGCGGGCGACCAGGAGACCGACGACGCCGTCGAGTCCTATGTCAGCGAGGACGTGAACACGACCTACGAGGGCACGCCGCTGCCGGTCGCCGAGCGAGAACTCTCCTACGCGAACGTCCCCTACACCGTCGCGCTGGACGAGGACGGAGAGATGAGCGGCGTCCTCACCGAGGTCGATATCATCGATGTCGCCCGGATCGTTGAGGGCGAGGAGGCGACCGGCGACAACTTCGGCGATCAGGACGACGAGTGGTCCTGGGAGGGCATCAAGGCCGTCGGGAGCCGCTATCTCCCGACTCGAGACATCGAGATCCCGGCGGGCCCGATCCGGGAGTTCATGAGCGACGACGTGGTGACGGTCTCGACGGACACGTCGGTTCAGGAGGCCGCCCAGCGGATGATCAGCAACGACATCGAGCAGATCCCGCTGGTGACCGGCGAGCAACTGGTCGGCATCGTCCGCGACATCGACCTGCTGGAGGTACTCTATGAGTGA
- the glyS gene encoding glycine--tRNA ligase has product MSEQAHAAEPTSEKLVELAKRRGYFFQSSGAYGGVGGFYTFGPQGAALKGNVEDAWRDRFAVAEGNMEIDAPTIMPEPVFEASGHLDGFDDMLVECPECGESHRADHVVEDNTEYEDAESLPIPEVEDVIAEYELVCPNCGAGLAGQAVEAFNLMFATNIGPGDSQPGYLRPETAQGIFVEFPRLKEYARNQLPFGVTQIGRAYRNEISPRRSIIRTREFTQAELEYFVDPETDEPDLSDVEDVEVTLYPASEQNAEDGEELETTIGDAVEDGIITDQWVAYFLGVAKPWYDAVGVDMDRFRYRQHLSGERAHYASDCWDAESEIDGNWIEMAGFAHRGNYDLSKHAEHSGDRFTVFRQYDEPKTVERATVDPDMSYLGPEFGGDAQAVVGKLEDLAARDRDAFDGETVEIDLEGESHALPVEKTGFAVEEQTEAGEHVTPHVVEPSFGVDRLVYTVLHHAYREDEVDGEERTFLELEPEVAPTFVGVFPLQSDDELETEATEIAADLREAGLSVTYDDSGNIGRRYRRQDEVGTPFCVTVDYESLEDGAVTVRERDTTAQKRLPIDELPETLSAIRAGDLEFEEL; this is encoded by the coding sequence ATGAGTGAGCAAGCGCACGCGGCGGAACCGACGAGCGAGAAACTGGTCGAACTGGCCAAGCGGCGGGGGTACTTCTTCCAGTCCTCGGGCGCGTACGGCGGCGTCGGCGGCTTCTACACGTTCGGCCCGCAGGGTGCAGCGCTGAAAGGCAACGTCGAGGACGCCTGGCGCGATCGCTTCGCGGTCGCGGAGGGCAACATGGAGATCGACGCACCGACGATCATGCCCGAACCCGTCTTCGAGGCTTCGGGCCACTTAGACGGCTTCGACGACATGCTCGTCGAGTGTCCCGAATGCGGCGAGAGCCACCGCGCAGACCACGTCGTCGAAGACAACACGGAGTACGAGGACGCCGAGAGCCTCCCCATCCCGGAGGTCGAAGATGTCATCGCGGAGTACGAACTCGTCTGTCCGAACTGCGGCGCTGGACTGGCGGGCCAGGCCGTCGAGGCCTTCAACCTCATGTTCGCGACGAACATCGGCCCCGGCGACTCCCAGCCGGGCTACCTGCGACCCGAGACGGCACAGGGCATCTTCGTCGAGTTCCCCCGGCTCAAGGAGTACGCGCGCAACCAGCTCCCCTTCGGCGTCACCCAGATCGGCCGCGCGTACCGCAACGAGATCAGCCCCCGGCGCTCGATCATCCGCACGCGGGAGTTCACGCAGGCTGAACTCGAGTACTTCGTCGATCCCGAAACCGACGAGCCCGATCTCTCCGACGTAGAAGACGTCGAGGTGACGCTGTACCCGGCCAGCGAACAGAACGCCGAGGACGGGGAGGAACTCGAGACGACCATCGGCGACGCCGTCGAGGACGGGATCATCACCGACCAGTGGGTCGCCTACTTCCTCGGCGTCGCGAAGCCGTGGTACGACGCGGTCGGCGTCGACATGGACCGGTTTCGCTACCGCCAGCACCTCTCGGGCGAGCGGGCCCACTACGCCAGCGACTGCTGGGACGCCGAGAGCGAAATCGACGGCAACTGGATCGAGATGGCCGGCTTCGCCCACCGCGGAAACTACGACCTCTCGAAACACGCCGAACACTCCGGCGACCGCTTTACCGTCTTCCGGCAGTACGACGAGCCCAAGACCGTCGAGCGCGCCACGGTCGACCCCGATATGAGCTATCTGGGGCCGGAGTTCGGCGGCGACGCACAGGCAGTAGTCGGGAAACTCGAGGATCTGGCCGCGCGCGACCGCGACGCATTCGACGGAGAGACCGTCGAGATCGACCTCGAGGGCGAGAGCCACGCGCTCCCCGTCGAGAAGACCGGCTTCGCGGTCGAAGAGCAGACCGAGGCCGGCGAGCACGTCACGCCCCACGTCGTCGAGCCTTCCTTCGGGGTGGACCGGTTGGTCTACACCGTCTTGCACCACGCCTACCGCGAGGACGAAGTCGACGGCGAGGAGCGCACCTTCCTCGAGCTCGAGCCGGAGGTCGCGCCGACCTTCGTCGGCGTCTTCCCGCTGCAAAGCGACGATGAACTCGAGACCGAAGCAACGGAGATCGCCGCGGACCTGCGCGAGGCGGGGCTGTCGGTCACCTACGACGACTCGGGCAACATCGGCCGGCGCTATCGCCGTCAGGACGAGGTCGGCACGCCGTTTTGCGTGACCGTCGACTACGAGAGCCTCGAGGACGGGGCCGTGACGGTCCGCGAGCGGGACACGACCGCACAGAAACGCCTGCCGATCGACGAGCTCCCCGAGACGCTGTCGGCGATCCGGGCCGGCGACCTCGAGTTCGAGGAACTGTAG
- a CDS encoding dolichol kinase, with product MADELKRRLVHASGSGLVALYLLAGALELGLTWPRFKLLMVTLAAGALVLEFLRLQVGLDWRLYDVLTREYEQDNPAAYALYLISMAAVVVAFDPDIALPAMLMLSLGDPISGAVSDNSLQRIKPPKVLGTMFLVSTLVAIPFLPLPVAVVAAIGATIADGVTLEIRTYIIDDNLTIPIYAACLAFVAMKVVAA from the coding sequence ATGGCCGACGAACTGAAGCGGCGGCTCGTCCACGCCAGCGGCTCGGGACTGGTCGCGCTCTATCTGCTCGCCGGCGCACTCGAGCTGGGACTGACGTGGCCCCGGTTCAAGCTCCTCATGGTTACCCTCGCGGCCGGCGCACTCGTCCTCGAGTTCCTTCGGCTGCAGGTCGGACTCGACTGGCGGCTCTACGACGTGCTTACGCGCGAGTACGAGCAGGACAACCCGGCCGCGTACGCCCTCTACCTGATCAGCATGGCCGCCGTCGTGGTGGCCTTCGATCCGGACATCGCCCTCCCCGCCATGTTGATGCTCTCGCTGGGCGACCCGATCAGCGGCGCGGTCTCGGACAACAGCCTCCAGCGAATCAAGCCGCCGAAGGTGCTCGGAACGATGTTTCTCGTCTCGACGCTCGTCGCGATCCCGTTTCTCCCGCTGCCCGTCGCGGTGGTCGCCGCGATCGGCGCGACGATCGCCGACGGCGTGACCCTCGAGATCCGGACCTACATCATCGACGACAACCTGACGATCCCGATCTACGCCGCCTGTCTGGCGTTCGTCGCGATGAAGGTCGTCGCCGCGTGA
- a CDS encoding MFS transporter: MSQPGASERLSSVRAFFADGRGSILVAVAAGWFLSIGVRLAYPVLLPYLRETFGLDLTTAGLLLTALWLCYALGQLPGGLLADRFGEGNVLVASTVISAVTLGFVAVAGSAPVVYVATAAFGFGTALYGVARFTTLSDTYPDNDGTAIGITMAAGQAGNTLLPLAAGGIASAFAWQYGFGLVVPAFALVAIGLRFVVPARTSGSTSAVDSVSLETVRYVGAQLRRPEILTVAAIQILTYCVWQGFTGFYPTYLIQIKGFSEATATGLFSAFFAAGIVVQPLTGRLYDRFGIRKSLPPVLGIVVLSLIALPFLEGFWPLVVGTVVLSSILGYGTITLPYMTSAFPSDMQGTGLGFLRTVYMTVGALSPVMVGALADRGYFDEAYFVLAGFVAVAIGFTWWLPEQ, translated from the coding sequence GTGTCACAGCCGGGAGCGAGCGAGCGACTGTCGAGCGTGCGGGCCTTCTTCGCGGACGGCCGCGGCTCGATCCTCGTCGCCGTCGCCGCCGGCTGGTTCCTCTCGATCGGCGTCCGGCTCGCCTATCCGGTGTTGCTTCCATACCTCCGGGAAACCTTCGGGCTCGACCTGACGACCGCCGGACTGCTGTTGACTGCCCTCTGGCTCTGCTACGCACTGGGACAGCTCCCCGGCGGCCTGCTCGCCGACCGGTTCGGCGAGGGGAACGTCCTCGTCGCGAGCACCGTGATCTCGGCGGTAACGCTCGGGTTCGTCGCCGTCGCCGGCTCCGCGCCGGTGGTCTACGTCGCCACGGCGGCGTTCGGCTTCGGGACGGCGCTGTACGGCGTCGCCCGCTTTACGACGCTGTCGGACACCTACCCCGACAACGACGGCACCGCGATCGGGATCACGATGGCTGCGGGTCAGGCCGGCAACACCCTCCTGCCGCTCGCGGCCGGCGGCATCGCGTCGGCGTTCGCCTGGCAGTACGGCTTCGGCCTCGTCGTCCCAGCGTTCGCGCTCGTCGCGATCGGGCTCCGGTTCGTCGTCCCCGCGCGCACCTCGGGCTCGACCAGCGCCGTCGACAGCGTTTCGCTCGAGACGGTTCGCTACGTCGGTGCGCAACTGCGCCGGCCGGAGATCCTCACCGTCGCGGCGATCCAGATCCTCACCTACTGTGTCTGGCAGGGATTTACGGGCTTTTATCCGACCTACCTGATCCAGATCAAGGGCTTCTCCGAGGCCACCGCGACCGGACTCTTCAGCGCCTTCTTCGCGGCTGGGATCGTCGTCCAGCCGCTGACGGGCCGGCTCTACGACCGGTTCGGCATCCGGAAATCGCTGCCGCCGGTGCTCGGGATCGTCGTCCTGTCGTTGATCGCGCTCCCCTTCCTCGAGGGCTTTTGGCCCCTCGTCGTCGGGACCGTCGTCCTCTCGAGCATCCTCGGCTACGGGACGATCACCCTCCCGTACATGACCTCGGCGTTTCCCTCGGACATGCAGGGGACGGGACTGGGCTTCCTGCGGACCGTCTACATGACCGTCGGCGCGCTGAGCCCGGTCATGGTCGGCGCGCTGGCCGACCGGGGGTACTTCGACGAGGCGTACTTCGTGCTGGCGGGGTTCGTTGCCGTTGCGATCGGTTTCACGTGGTGGTTGCCGGAACAGTGA
- a CDS encoding TspO/MBR family protein: METRTPSFSAPDPGSLLRAAGFVLLVNVVGGLPGVLSSPDSAWFRSLAKPWFYPPTIAFPVVWTALFTLLGVALWLVWRSDADGRRLALGLFAAQMLVNVVWTPTFFTLEALFAAFVVIVVLWALVAATILAFRRVDRRAAALLVPYLAWVTFAAVLNYELWRLNA, encoded by the coding sequence ATGGAAACCCGAACGCCCTCGTTTTCCGCTCCCGATCCCGGTTCGCTGCTTCGGGCAGCCGGGTTCGTCCTCCTAGTGAACGTCGTCGGCGGCTTGCCGGGCGTCCTCTCGTCGCCGGACAGCGCCTGGTTCCGCAGCCTCGCGAAGCCGTGGTTCTACCCGCCGACGATCGCCTTCCCGGTCGTCTGGACGGCGCTCTTCACGCTGCTCGGCGTCGCGCTCTGGCTCGTCTGGCGTAGCGACGCCGACGGCCGGCGGCTCGCGCTGGGGCTGTTCGCCGCACAGATGCTGGTCAACGTCGTCTGGACGCCGACGTTTTTCACTCTCGAGGCGCTGTTCGCCGCGTTCGTCGTCATCGTCGTCCTCTGGGCGCTCGTCGCCGCGACGATCCTCGCCTTCCGCCGGGTCGACCGGCGCGCGGCGGCGCTGCTCGTCCCGTACCTCGCGTGGGTGACGTTCGCGGCCGTGCTCAACTACGAACTCTGGCGGCTGAACGCGTAG